In a single window of the Desulfovibrio mangrovi genome:
- the murA gene encoding UDP-N-acetylglucosamine 1-carboxyvinyltransferase, with the protein MEKLVIEGGKPLKGTIRISGAKNAALPILMGSILLDEPITFTNVPNLKDIRTTIKLLEILGCPASFENGVVRTRPCELKPEAPYELVKTMRASVLCLGPLLARLGYAKVAYPGGCAIGARPVNLHLSALEQMGVEFDLDSGYIVGKVDTLRGAHIVFEKITVGGTENLLMAAALAEGETILENAAREPEVVDLANFLIACGAKIEGHGTSVIRIQGVPRLHGCEYPIMADRIEAGTFMVAAAITKGDLLLEHCPYEALDAVISKLREMGVEVTKEEGGVRVRHTGKLESVDITTQPYPGFPTDMQAQFMALMCVAEGSGMVEETIFENRFMHVLELVRMGADVRLVGRTARIKGGRDLNGAPVMASDLRASASLVLAGLAAEGTTHVQRIYHLDRGYERIEEKLNPVGASIVRMQEIEE; encoded by the coding sequence ATGGAAAAACTCGTCATCGAAGGCGGGAAACCGCTCAAGGGAACGATCAGGATAAGCGGCGCCAAGAATGCCGCACTGCCCATTCTCATGGGATCCATCCTTCTGGATGAGCCCATTACGTTTACCAATGTCCCCAACCTCAAGGACATTCGCACCACCATCAAGCTGCTGGAGATTCTCGGCTGCCCCGCATCGTTCGAAAACGGTGTGGTACGCACCCGTCCCTGCGAGCTGAAGCCTGAAGCGCCGTATGAACTGGTGAAGACCATGCGCGCCTCCGTGCTGTGTCTCGGCCCGCTGCTGGCCCGTCTTGGCTATGCCAAGGTCGCCTATCCCGGCGGCTGTGCCATCGGCGCACGTCCGGTGAACCTGCACCTTTCCGCATTGGAGCAGATGGGCGTGGAGTTCGACCTTGATTCCGGTTACATCGTCGGCAAGGTGGATACGCTGCGCGGTGCTCATATCGTGTTCGAAAAGATCACTGTTGGCGGGACGGAAAACCTGCTCATGGCAGCCGCACTTGCCGAGGGTGAAACCATTCTGGAAAACGCTGCACGCGAACCGGAAGTGGTGGACCTTGCCAATTTCCTTATCGCCTGCGGTGCCAAGATTGAAGGCCACGGTACCAGCGTGATTCGTATTCAGGGCGTGCCGCGTCTGCACGGTTGCGAATATCCCATCATGGCGGACCGCATCGAGGCGGGCACGTTCATGGTGGCTGCGGCCATTACCAAGGGCGATCTGCTGCTGGAACACTGCCCCTACGAGGCACTGGACGCCGTTATTTCCAAGCTGCGCGAAATGGGCGTGGAAGTTACCAAGGAAGAAGGCGGCGTACGTGTGCGCCACACCGGCAAGCTTGAGTCCGTGGACATCACCACCCAGCCTTATCCCGGTTTCCCCACCGACATGCAGGCGCAGTTCATGGCGCTGATGTGTGTTGCGGAAGGTTCCGGCATGGTGGAAGAAACCATTTTCGAAAACCGCTTCATGCACGTGCTGGAACTGGTGCGCATGGGTGCGGACGTACGCCTCGTGGGCCGCACTGCCCGTATCAAGGGCGGCCGCGATCTCAATGGAGCCCCTGTCATGGCATCCGACCTGCGTGCCAGCGCCTCGCTGGTGCTCGCCGGCCTTGCCGCGGAAGGCACCACCCATGTACAGCGCATTTACCATCTGGACCGCGGTTATGAGCGTATCGAAGAGAAGCTCAATCCCGTGGGTGCCAGCATCGTCCGCATGCAGGAAATCGAAGAATAA